A single genomic interval of Helianthus annuus cultivar XRQ/B chromosome 13, HanXRQr2.0-SUNRISE, whole genome shotgun sequence harbors:
- the LOC110900677 gene encoding putative disease resistance RPP13-like protein 1: MLTKTIVDKTMNRIVLSVHSYLISTPLVRRPLVKFTDYKTMTSFCALHSYLILSTLLSSSIFRPTTLIPISLLTMAETLANELLKVLVKKMTDEAFKRIARAQGIHNELKELKTTLSRIQDLLTDASQKEVTHKSVKSWLNALQHLAYDIDDVLDDVATEAMRRELTLQEPAASTSMVRKLIPTCCTNFSLSHRLSRKLDSINRDLENLEKRKTDLGLLKIDEKPRNTSRRSETSLPERDVVGREVEKEQLLEKLLGDDGSSQDNFSVLPIVGMGGVGKTTLARLLYNDTKVKDHFELMAWVCVSDDFDIFKITDAILQDVTKENKKFKDLNQLQKALTEQFKDKRFLLVVDNVWSEKYGDWENLVRPFLSCAPGSRIIMTTRKEQLLKQIGFHNVDRLKSLSNEDGLRLFAVHALGVDNFDSHTTLKPQAEGIVKKCGRLPLALKAIGRLLRTKTDREDWDDVLNSEIWDVEIGSATENGKDVENSDKIVPALRISYHELSADLKQLFAYCSLFPKDFLFDKEELVSLWMAEGFLNPSKSPERLGREYFEILLSRSFFQHAPNDESLFIMHDLMNDLATFVAGEFFLRFDNHMETKPEALVKYRHMSFTREEYVGYQKFEAFKGAKSLRTFLSVSLGVDKGWGCYYLSSKILDDLLPELTLLRVLSLSRFEISEVPEFIGSLKHLRYLNLSRTNIKELPENIGNLYNLQTLIVFGCKSLTKLPESFSKLKKLRHFDIRDTPLLEKLPLGIGELESLQTLTKIIIEGDDGFAINELKGLTNLNGEVSIEGLHKVQSAKHAREANLSLKKITGLKLQWVDVFDGSRMDTLQEEVLNELKPNSDTLKTLSVVSYNVRNATGSTSSLMEKKSCFYFNILVIFNLKSNGLGH; this comes from the coding sequence ATGTTGACCAAGACCATTGTAGATAAGACCATGAAcagaatcgttctttcagtccaCTCATATCTTATCTCAACTCCTCTTGTCAGACGACCACTGGTTAAATTCACTGACTATAAAACCATGACTTCATTCTGTGCACTCCACTCATATCTTATCTTATCTACACTCCTCTCTTCATCGATCTTCAGACCAACTACCCTCATTCCCATTTCACTGTTAACCATGGCTGAAACTCTTGCAAATGAACTCCTCAAAGTCCTTGTTAAGAAGATGACCGATGAAGCCTTCAAGCGAATTGCTCGTGCTCAGGGTATTCACAACGAGCTGAAGGAGTTGAAGACCACACTATCCAGGATCCAAGATCTGCTTACCGATGCTTCCCAGAAGGAGGTGACTCATAAATCTGTCAAATCATGGCTGAATGCTCTCCAACATTTGGCTTACGATATCGACGACGTACTCGACGACGTGGCTACCGAAGCTATGCGTCGTGAGCTCACCCTGCAGGAGCCTGCAGCATCCACCAGCATGGTAAGAAAGCTCATACCAACTTGCTGTACAAATTTCTCACTAAGTCATAGGTTGTCTCGAAAGTTAGATAGCATCAACAGAGACTTAGAAAATCTAGAAAAACGAAAAACGGATCTAGGGTTGCTTAAGATTGATGAAAAGCCAAGAAATACTAGTAGAAGAAGCGAAACCTCTTTGCCCGAACGCGATGTTGTCGGAAGAGAAGTTGAGAAAGAGCAATTGCTTGAAAAGTTGTTGGGGGATGATGGGTCATCTCAGGATAACTTTAGCGTCTTGCCCATAGTTGGTATGGGTGGGGTTGGGAAAACCACTCTAGCTAGACTTTTGTATAATGATACAAAGGTGAAGGATCACTTTGAACTCATGGCATGGGTTTGTGTTTCAGATGATTTTGATATTTTCAAGATAACTGATGCTATTCTTCAAGATGTGACTAAAGAAAACAAGAAATTTAAAGATCTAAATCAGCTTCAAAAGGCTCTCACTGAGCAGTTTAAGGACAAACGATTTCTACTAGTAGTTGATAATGTGTGGAGTGAAAAGTATGGGGATTGGGAAAACCTAGTGCGCCCATTTCTATCATGTGCTCCTGGAAGTAGGATAATCATGACCACTCGTAAGGAGCAATTGCTCAAACAGATAGGTTTTCATAATGTAGACCGTCTCAAGAGTTTGTCGAATGAAGATGGATTGCGTTTATTTGCAGTACATGCATTGGGGGTAGATAACTTCGACTCACACACGACACTTAAACCGCAAGCTGAAGGTATTGTGAAAAAGTGTGGTCGTTTGCCTTTGGCTTTAAAGGCAATTGGAAGGCTTTTAAGGACAAAAACAGATAGAGAAGATTGGGATGATGTGTTGAATAGCGAGATATGGGATGTAGAAATTGGTAGTGCCACTGAAAATGGTAAAGATGTGGAAAATAGTGATAAGATTGTTCCGGCACTTAGGATAAGCTACCATGAACTTTCTGCAGATTTGAAGCAGTTGTTTGCATACTGTTCTTTGTTCCCCAAAGACTTTTTGTTTGACAAGGAGGAGTTGGTATCGTTGTGGATGGCAGAAGGGTTTTTGAACCCATCCAAGTCACCAGAACGTTTGGGCCGTGagtattttgaaattttattatCAAGGTCATTTTTCCAACATGCACCTAATGATGAATCATTGTTTATCATGCATGATCTGATGAATGACTTGGCCACTTTTGTTGCCGGAGAATTTTTTCTAAGGTTTGACAATCATATGGAGACAAAGCCAGAAGCTTTGGTAAAGTATCGCCATATGTCATTTACTCGCGAGGAGTATGTAGGTTACCAAAAGTTTGAGGCATTCAAAGGAGCCAAAAGCTTGAGAACATTTTTATCAGTATCTCTCGGTGTGGATAAAGGTTGGGGCTGTTATTACTTATCCTCTAAGATTTTGGATGACTTACTTCCAGAGTTAACATTGTTAAGGGTCCTTTCTTTGAGTCGTTTTGAGATAAGTGAGGTACCGGAGTTCATTGGTAGTTTGAAACACTTGCGGTATCTTAACTTATCTCGAACAAATATAAAAGAGTTACCGGAGAACATTGGCAATCTTTATAATTTACAGACATTGATTGTTTTTGGTTGCAAAAGTTTGACTAAGTTGCCTGAAAGCTTCTCGAAGCTTAAAAAGTTGCGACATTTTGATATAAGGGATACTCCGCTTTTGGAGAAGCTGCCATTAGGGATTGGTGAGTTGGAAAGCCTACAGACTCTCACCAAGATCATCATTGAAGGAGATGATGGCTTTGCAATAAATGAGCTCAAGGGATTAACAAATCTCAACGGGGAAGTTTCAATTGAGGGATTGCACAAAGTGCAAAGCGCAAAGCATGCACGGGAGGCGAACTTATCTCTAAAAAAGATTACTGGATTAAAGCTGCAATGGGTTGATGTGTTTGATGGCTCACGAATGGATACACTTCAAGAGGAAGTTCTCAATGAGCTGAAACCTAATAGTGATACGTTGAAAACGCTTTCAGTCGTGTCATATAATGTTAGAAATGCAACAGGTTCCACATCATCTTTAATggaaaaaaaaagttgtttttattTTAACATTCTTGTTATATTTAATTTGAAAAGCAACGGGCTTGGCCACTAA